A genomic segment from Osmerus mordax isolate fOsmMor3 chromosome 5, fOsmMor3.pri, whole genome shotgun sequence encodes:
- the LOC136943202 gene encoding semaphorin-4G-like, producing MSVTHWSLVLLLSCCVCAGGGYPFSPPLDLDISPRITVPISGLQGCRRFQWSTVNYSTLLLEEDRGLLYVGARGAVFALNATDISANTARIIEWEASSEQMQQCLTKGKDNKTECYNHIRLLQRFNSTHLYMCGTHAFSPLCAYIDEDNFQMSSLLEEGREKCPYDPATGYTSLIIDQQVYTASQYEFRSFPDIRRNSPSPTVRTEEAPTRWLHEADFVGSAFVRESEGSATGDDDKIYFFFTENSQEQMPTYSNNKVARVARVCKGDKGGLLTLQKRWTSFLKARLVCSLPEYEFHFNILRSVFALHGHSPQDTLFYGIFGLEWKNVKASAVCRFSLTEVQEAFQGPYMEHQNFKWSEYSGKVPEPRPGACITNQLRARGINSSNALPDDVLNFVRRHPLMAQQVRPADRRPLLFRKTTDYTKVAAHSVEALDGEVYPMLFMGTDDGWLHKAVEVKGHLHIIEELQLFEEPQPVDSLVISSTQMSVYAGGSSGVVQLPLSTCLRYTSCYDCVFARDPLCAWDGEECVDTQTHNERVDLVQDIQYGNKGCENSTGDDLVMHRHRSVMVGDDVLLQCEFSSNLATPVWTLEGQELQGYGLDSGFRTGTDGLLIIEARAKQTGLYTCHSLENGVRVAVVTYNVTVRSDLPPPPPVVLTVDEDGTSTTPPLPIQLASTERPLPPPPAPLPPRSELLSPRNMEAMYLSLITILGGLCLVLTVVLLYVGFCLRAGRRGKYSLRAASAAYPDRKRHNRTRKHQRSSSQLELKTISSHCNGNGTCNGAAKQSNGGFLQIVPGEGHSSPNKDPPPPAPPLPPPPQLSTPGCDFPAGLSATLPSVLRRMNGNSYVLLRQSDADATSSHFYSFTEELNRILEKRKHTQLLPTPDESSV from the exons ATGAGTGTGACTCACTGGTCCCTGGTTTTGCTGttgagctgctgtgtgtgtgcaggggggggcTACCCCTTCAGCCCCCCCCTGGACCTGGACATCAGCCCCCGGATCACAGTGCCCATCAGTG gTCTACAGGGATGCAGGCGTTTCCAGTGGTCTACAGTCAATTACAGTACTCTGCTATTGGAAGAAGACAGGGGTCTTCTGTATGTGGGGGCCCGGGGGGCCGTGTTCGCCCTCAACGCCACCGACATCTCAGCCAACACAGCTCGaatt ATTGAATGGGAGGCTTCATCTGAGCAGATGCAGCAATGTTTGACCAAGGGGAAAGACAACAAG acGGAGTGCTATAATCATATTCGCCTTCTCCAGAGGTTCAACTCCACTCATCTCTACATGTGTGGGACCCACGCCTTCAGCCCCCTGTGTGCATACATC gatGAGGACAATTTCCAGATGTCATCGTTgttggaggagggcagagagaagtGTCCCTACGACCCTGCTACAGGCTACACCAGCCTCATTATTG ACCAGCAGGTGTACACGGCCTCGCAGTATGAGTTCCGGAGTTTTCCAGACATCCGCCGTAACTCCCCTTCCCCTACTGTGAGGACGGAGGAGGCTCCCACTCGCTGGCTACACG AGGCTGACTTTGTGGGCTCAGcctttgtgagagagagcgagggcagTGCCACCGGAGACGATGATAAAATCTACTTCTTCTTCACTGAGAACAGCCAGGAGCAGATGCCAACGTACAGCAACAACAAGGTGGCCCGCGTGGCCCGTGTGTGTAAG gggGATAAGGGGGGTCTTCTGACTCTGCAGAAGAGATGGACGTCCTTCTTAAAGGCCAGGCTTGTGTGTTCTTTGCCAGAATACGAATTCCACTTCAACATTCTGAGGAGTGTGTTCGCACTGCACGGACACAGTCCCCAGGACACACTGTTCTACGGCATCTTCGGCCTGGAGTG gaaAAACGTAAAGGCGTCGGCTGTGTGTCGCTTCTCTTTAACCGAGGTCCAGGAAGCCTTCCAGGGGCCCTACATGGAGCACCAGAACTTCAAATGGAGCGAATACTCAGGGAAGGTCCCAGAACCACGTCCTGGAGCA TGTATAACGAACCAGCTTCGAGCCAGAGGCATCAACTCCTCCAACGCTCTGCCGGATGATGTGCTGAACTTTGTGAGGAGGCACCCTCTCATGGCCCAGCAGGTCCGGCCCGCGGACAGGCGTCCCCTGCTGTTCAGAAAGACCACAGACTACACCAAGGTGGCTGCCCACAGTGTTGAGGCCTTGGATGGGGAGGTGTATCCCATGCTCTTCAtggggacag ACGACGGCTGGCTGCACAAGGCagtggaggtcaaaggtcatctcCACATCATAGAGGAACTGCAGCTGTTTGAAGAACCGCAGCCTGTCGACAGCCTCGTCATCTCTTCCACACAG ATGAGTGTGTATGCCGGAGGCTCCTCTGGGGTGGTGCAGCTGcccctctccacctgcctcagGTACACCTCCTGCTATGACTGTGTCTTCGCCAGGGACCCGCTCTGTGCCTGGgatggggaggagtgtgtggacacacaaacacacaatgagaG GGTTGATCTGGTCCAGGACATCCAGTATGGGAACAAGGGCTGTGAGAACAGCACAGGAGATG ACCTGGTCATGCACCGCCATCGCTCCGTGATGGTGGGAGACGACGTGCTGCTCCAGTGTGAGTTTAgctccaacctggcaaccccagTTTGGACCCTGGAGGGTCAGGAGCTACAGGGCTACGGTCTGGACTCAGGCTTCAGGACCGGCACCGACGGCCTGCTCATCATTGAGGCCCGGGCCAAACAGACAGGACTCTACACCTGCCACTCCCTCGAGAACGGCGTCCGCGTCGCCGTGGTCACCTACAACGTAACCGTGCGCTcagacctgcccccccctccgcccgtcGTCCTGACCGTGGACGAGGATGGCACCTCCACCACTCCCCCTCTACCCATCCAGCTTGCCTCTACAGAGAGGCCCCTgccaccacccccagcccccctgcccccccgctcAGAGCTGCTCTCCCCCAGGAACATGGAAGCTATGTACCTGTCCCTGATCACCATCCTGGGGGGGCTGTGTCTGGTTCTCACTGTGGTTCTGCTCTATGTGGGTTTCTGCCTCCGGGCGGGACGCAGGGGGAAATACTCCCTACGGGCCGCTTCCGCTGCTTacccagacaggaagagacacaACAGGACCAGGAAACATCAGCGCAGCTCTTCCCAACTGGAGCTCAAGACCATCTCCAGCCACTGCAACGGCAACGGCACCTGCAATGGCGCCGCCAAGCAATCGAACGGAGGGTTCCTCCAGATAGTCCCAGGGGAGGGGCATTCGTCACCCAATAAGGATCCTCCTCCGCCggccccgcccctgcccccgccGCCACAGCTGTCCACCCCAGGGTGCGATTTCCCGGCCGGTCTGTCGGCCACGCTGCCCAGCGTCCTTCGGAGAATGAACGGGAACAGCTACGTGCTCCTGAGGCAGAGTGACGCGGACGCCACCTCCTCTCACTTCTATTCCTTTACAGAGGAACTCAACCGCATCCTGGAGAAGAGGAAACACACTCAGCTGCTGCCCACGCCGGACGAGAGCTCCgtgtag